The sequence ACGAACCCTGACAGGATTCCACCGAGAATTACGGAGCGCGATTGATTGAACCGGCTAAATTTTAAGGAGACGCACGCGGCTATCAAAGTCATCGCGACGAGAAGCAGCGGCAGCGACAGCAGAGAGTGAAATTGCGTTTCCATGGCGTTGGTGGAAAACCCGAATGATCGCGCCACTTCGATTTTCCGCGGAAGGTCAAAAATCTGAATAGAATCAGCCTTCGCCAGGCGCTCCTGAACGAATTCCGGTTTCAGATTGGTGCGAAGCTGTGCCGTTTCCGAACGACGCGGCAACCGTCCATTTCCGGTTTCGACAACATCGTTAAGAAGCCAGTAACCATCTTCGAGTTTCGCCGACTTCGCATCCTGCCTGAGAATGATCGTTCCCTGTGGATCAAAGTGGATGACTGTGACGTTAATCAGCTCCGTGCCGCCGTTCTGGACGGAGCGTGCGCCGATAATCGTGTCGGTGCCGTCATAGATCTGGCGCAACCAGGGAACTGAGTTCGTTGCAGCCGAACGGGAGGATCCCCACTCCGCCTCGAGTGCTTCGGCTTTCTTCGTTCCCCAAGCCGCGATCGGGTTGAGAGCGATTACGGCCACCACGCCGAAAAGAAACGCGCCCAGGACGAAGGGACGAAGAAATTGCCACACGGAAATGCCGGCCGCCCGTGTCACGACCAGTTCGTACCGTCGGTTGAGCGAAATCAGCGCGGCCATCGCGGCAAAGAGCGCCACGAAAGGAATCGTCTGCTGCAGGATGGTCGGGATGCGAAATGCTGTCATCAGCAGCGCGCCCGTGACCGTATAGTGCGGCAATGTCGACATGCGGGTGGTTAGTTCGCTGAAATCGAGAATGAAGATCAGCGCAAAAATACCGATGAGAAACGCGACCGTGGTGGTGGCGTATCGTTTGAAGAAGTAGCGCCCGAGCGTGTCGAGAATCATGATGCCGATTCCCCTTCAGCGCCTGCCGATCGCACGAGCCGAAGCCGAATCATGAGCTCGGAAAGCTTTTCCTTCCAGGTCATGGGTATGTCGAGGCGGCGATTGCTGGCGAGCTGGTGAATGGCGAGCGCGCCGGTCGCAAGCGGTACGAAATACATGAGCGGCACGAACCATAGCGAGTCTTCGGCGCTGTTGCCCGCATAGAAGGTCATCCAGCGAATGACCAGCGCCGCCCCTAGGGCACTGACCATCGGGTGGACGCGAGCCTCGCGGTGCGACCGCGCATCGCTGCTGACGACGAGCGCAATGAGCCCAAACAGCAGCGGGAATGTCCACTCGGTGAATCGCCGATGAAGCTCTGCCGTAAATGCCAGCGGAGCTCTCTTATAGGCCGAATCGGTCGGGTCGGGATCAAGCAGATAGAAGAGGTCGCGATCCTTTGCGCGGATATTGGCCTCGCTGGCCATCTTGGTCATATCCGTCAGGTCGAAGGCATAGGAATCGAATTTGATGACAGAAACGTCGCCGTCCGGCAGCTTGCGGTGAACCTCGCCGTCCTTCATCACCAGGGCCGAGCTCTTCTCGTCGACTGCGCCCTCGCGCGCATAGTAGACGAGTTCGAAATTCGGGTCGCGCGAATCGGCAACGAAGATGCCTTGCAGCACGCCGCCGCCGCGGCGGGCGCCCACCTGCACGTAAAGGCCGTCAGTAAGCTTGCGGAAGGCGTTTTCCTGTACGACGGAGGAGAGCAGATCCGCATGAGCTGTCGCGATCATCTTGCGCACCGCGACGCGTGAATAGGGTTCGACGAAATTGTCTATGGCGAAAGAGAGGACACTCAGCCCGACGGCGAGAAATATCACTGGCCGGATGATAGACATTCGGGAGCTGCCGGCCGCACTGAGCACCGTGAGCTCCGAATCGGTATTCATTACGCTCAGCGTCTGCGTGACGCCGATGACCAGCGCGAACGGCAGGATGATCGGAACCACCGACGGCAGAATCAACGTCGCAAGCTTCAGGAAGGCAAAGATCGACTGGCCGCTGTCGGTGACGAGATTGACGTTAGTCAGGGCTTGCGTAGTCCAGACTATACCGAGCAGCGGCAGGAGCGTTGCAAGGAACATGACCGCTGCGCGCCGGAAGATGTAGCGTTCGATCAGCTTCATGTCCGTATCCGGTCCAAAATCCTGCTCAAGCTTCCCATACCCTTCGCCCGCGCGAGTCTAAATGATTCGCTGCCCGGTCGGACCAGTCTTCGTTCCCCGCGCCGCTTTATCAGAATCTGGAACAACAGGCATAATATAAGGCGAAGAGCTACGGTTAACCGCATGTAAACATGTGCAGGCATCTTGCCAAGCGCTTCAAAAGCGAGAAGTGTGCGCGCCACAGCCTTGACCATGGCCGACATCGCGAATGTTTGCCGCTGTAGCCGTCCGGTAACAGAACGGCGCAATCAATCAGAAAATGCCCGGAGCCTTTCATGCCGATGAAATTCGAATTCGCCTTCAGCAAGTCCCATCGTCCCGCTGGCGGCGTCGCGGTCCTTCTGCAGACGTCGAGCTCTAAGGAAGCCGCCGGCGCGGCTGTCGTCGACCCGGAAGGTGTCCTCCCGAAGGCCGCGAAGATCGGGAAGTTTACGGGTAAGGCGCTCTCCACGCTCGACATCGTCGCTCCCCACGGTTCGCCGGCGGACCGGATCCTCCTTCTCGGTCTCGGAGACGCGGCTGCGGTCAAGAACCATGATTGGCTGAAGGCCGGAGGCGCCGCGGCCGCGAAACTGCGCTCCGCCGAAAAAGTCACGATCTTTCTCGATGCACCCGGCGTCGATGTAACGGGCAAGGCCGCCGCGGATTTCGCGCTCGGCATGGAGATGAACGCCTATAATTTCGACAGTTACAAAACCAAGAAGTCCGACGACGAAGCCAAACCTCAGCAAAAGCCCGTCAAGGTCACCATCGTCACCGGTGCGGTGATCACGGCGAAGAAGGCGTTCTCTACCGCCCAGGCAACCGGCGAGGGCGTGTTTCTGGCGCGCGATCTCGTCAACGAGCCGGCCAATGTGCTCGGGCCGGTGGAATT is a genomic window of Sinorhizobium numidicum containing:
- the lptG gene encoding LPS export ABC transporter permease LptG, yielding MILDTLGRYFFKRYATTTVAFLIGIFALIFILDFSELTTRMSTLPHYTVTGALLMTAFRIPTILQQTIPFVALFAAMAALISLNRRYELVVTRAAGISVWQFLRPFVLGAFLFGVVAVIALNPIAAWGTKKAEALEAEWGSSRSAATNSVPWLRQIYDGTDTIIGARSVQNGGTELINVTVIHFDPQGTIILRQDAKSAKLEDGYWLLNDVVETGNGRLPRRSETAQLRTNLKPEFVQERLAKADSIQIFDLPRKIEVARSFGFSTNAMETQFHSLLSLPLLLVAMTLIAACVSLKFSRFNQSRSVILGGILSGFVLYVVTVLVKAFGSSGIVPPFVAAWLPVVVAMALGSTILLHQEDG
- the lptF gene encoding LPS export ABC transporter permease LptF, which gives rise to MKLIERYIFRRAAVMFLATLLPLLGIVWTTQALTNVNLVTDSGQSIFAFLKLATLILPSVVPIILPFALVIGVTQTLSVMNTDSELTVLSAAGSSRMSIIRPVIFLAVGLSVLSFAIDNFVEPYSRVAVRKMIATAHADLLSSVVQENAFRKLTDGLYVQVGARRGGGVLQGIFVADSRDPNFELVYYAREGAVDEKSSALVMKDGEVHRKLPDGDVSVIKFDSYAFDLTDMTKMASEANIRAKDRDLFYLLDPDPTDSAYKRAPLAFTAELHRRFTEWTFPLLFGLIALVVSSDARSHREARVHPMVSALGAALVIRWMTFYAGNSAEDSLWFVPLMYFVPLATGALAIHQLASNRRLDIPMTWKEKLSELMIRLRLVRSAGAEGESAS